One genomic window of Choloepus didactylus isolate mChoDid1 chromosome 27, mChoDid1.pri, whole genome shotgun sequence includes the following:
- the SPIB gene encoding transcription factor Spi-B isoform X1, giving the protein MLALEAAQLDGPHFSCLYPDGVFYDLDSCRPPGYTDADGAPDSLWDWTPPAPATPYEAFEPAAATFSHPQGLQLCYGPSTYSPGGSLDPAPSLEAPGPGHPAYPTENFASQPLAPPAFAPYPSPVLSEEEDLLLDSPALEVSDSESDEALVAGSEGRGSEAGARKKLRLYQFLLGLLTRGDMRECVWWVEPGAGVFQFSSKHKELLARRWGQQKGNRKRMTYQKLARALRNYAKTGEIRKVKRKLTYQFDSALLPAARRA; this is encoded by the exons ATGCTTGCTCTGGAGGCTGCACA GCTCGACGGGCCACACTTCAGCTGTCTG TACCCAGATGGCGTCTTCTATGACCTGGACAGCTGCAGGCCCCCCGGCTACACGGATGCAGACGGGGCTCCCG ACTCCCTGTGGGACTGGACCCCGCCCGCCCCAGCCACCCCCTATGAGGCCTTTGAACCCGCAGCAGCCACCTTCAGCCACCCCCAGGGGCTCCAGCTCTGCTACGGACCCTCAACCTACAGTCCCGGGGGGAGTCTTGACCCGGCCCCCAGCCTGGAGGCCCCGGGGCCCGGCCACCCAGCGTACCCCACGGAGAACTTTGCCAGCCAG CCCCTGGCCCCCCCGGCATTCGCCCCGTACCCCAGCCCTGTGCTGTCGGAGGAGGAGGACTTGCTGCTGGACAGCCCCGCCCTGGAGGTGTCAGACAGCGAATCCGACGAGGCCCTGGTGGCGGGCTCCGAGGGGAGGGGATCCGAGGCAG GGGCCCGCAAGAAGCTGCGCCTGTACCAGTTCCTGCTGGGGCTGCTGACCCGCGGCGACATGCGCGAGTGCGTGTGGTGGGTGGAGCCGGGCGCCGGCGTCTTCCAGTTCTCCTCCAAGCACAAGGAGCTCCTCGCGCGCCGCTGGGGCCAGCAGAAGGGCAACCGCAAGCGCATGACCTACCAGAAGCTGGCGCGGGCCCTGCGCAACTACGCCAAGACCGGCGAGATCCGCAAGGTCAAGCGCAAGCTCACCTACCAGTTTGACAGCGCGCTGCTGCCTGCCGCCCGCCGGGCCTGA
- the SPIB gene encoding transcription factor Spi-B isoform X4 has translation MASSMTWTAAGPPATRMQTGLPPLAPPAFAPYPSPVLSEEEDLLLDSPALEVSDSESDEALVAGSEGRGSEAGARKKLRLYQFLLGLLTRGDMRECVWWVEPGAGVFQFSSKHKELLARRWGQQKGNRKRMTYQKLARALRNYAKTGEIRKVKRKLTYQFDSALLPAARRA, from the exons ATGGCGTCTTCTATGACCTGGACAGCTGCAGGCCCCCCGGCTACACGGATGCAGACGGGGCTCCCG CCCCTGGCCCCCCCGGCATTCGCCCCGTACCCCAGCCCTGTGCTGTCGGAGGAGGAGGACTTGCTGCTGGACAGCCCCGCCCTGGAGGTGTCAGACAGCGAATCCGACGAGGCCCTGGTGGCGGGCTCCGAGGGGAGGGGATCCGAGGCAG GGGCCCGCAAGAAGCTGCGCCTGTACCAGTTCCTGCTGGGGCTGCTGACCCGCGGCGACATGCGCGAGTGCGTGTGGTGGGTGGAGCCGGGCGCCGGCGTCTTCCAGTTCTCCTCCAAGCACAAGGAGCTCCTCGCGCGCCGCTGGGGCCAGCAGAAGGGCAACCGCAAGCGCATGACCTACCAGAAGCTGGCGCGGGCCCTGCGCAACTACGCCAAGACCGGCGAGATCCGCAAGGTCAAGCGCAAGCTCACCTACCAGTTTGACAGCGCGCTGCTGCCTGCCGCCCGCCGGGCCTGA
- the SPIB gene encoding transcription factor Spi-B isoform X3: protein MASSMTWTAAGPPATRMQTGLPTPCGTGPRPPQPPPMRPLNPQQPPSATPRGSSSATDPQPTVPGGVLTRPPAWRPRGPATQRTPRRTLPASPVLSEEEDLLLDSPALEVSDSESDEALVAGSEGRGSEAGARKKLRLYQFLLGLLTRGDMRECVWWVEPGAGVFQFSSKHKELLARRWGQQKGNRKRMTYQKLARALRNYAKTGEIRKVKRKLTYQFDSALLPAARRA from the exons ATGGCGTCTTCTATGACCTGGACAGCTGCAGGCCCCCCGGCTACACGGATGCAGACGGGGCTCCCG ACTCCCTGTGGGACTGGACCCCGCCCGCCCCAGCCACCCCCTATGAGGCCTTTGAACCCGCAGCAGCCACCTTCAGCCACCCCCAGGGGCTCCAGCTCTGCTACGGACCCTCAACCTACAGTCCCGGGGGGAGTCTTGACCCGGCCCCCAGCCTGGAGGCCCCGGGGCCCGGCCACCCAGCGTACCCCACGGAGAACTTTGCCAGCCAG CCCTGTGCTGTCGGAGGAGGAGGACTTGCTGCTGGACAGCCCCGCCCTGGAGGTGTCAGACAGCGAATCCGACGAGGCCCTGGTGGCGGGCTCCGAGGGGAGGGGATCCGAGGCAG GGGCCCGCAAGAAGCTGCGCCTGTACCAGTTCCTGCTGGGGCTGCTGACCCGCGGCGACATGCGCGAGTGCGTGTGGTGGGTGGAGCCGGGCGCCGGCGTCTTCCAGTTCTCCTCCAAGCACAAGGAGCTCCTCGCGCGCCGCTGGGGCCAGCAGAAGGGCAACCGCAAGCGCATGACCTACCAGAAGCTGGCGCGGGCCCTGCGCAACTACGCCAAGACCGGCGAGATCCGCAAGGTCAAGCGCAAGCTCACCTACCAGTTTGACAGCGCGCTGCTGCCTGCCGCCCGCCGGGCCTGA
- the SPIB gene encoding transcription factor Spi-B isoform X2: MLALEAAQLDGPHFSCLYPDGVFYDLDSCRPPGYTDADGAPDSLWDWTPPAPATPYEAFEPAAATFSHPQGLQLCYGPSTYSPGGSLDPAPSLEAPGPGHPAYPTENFASQPLAPPAFAPYPSPVLSEEEDLLLDSPALEVSDSESDEALVAGSEGRGSEGPARSCACTSSCWGC, translated from the exons ATGCTTGCTCTGGAGGCTGCACA GCTCGACGGGCCACACTTCAGCTGTCTG TACCCAGATGGCGTCTTCTATGACCTGGACAGCTGCAGGCCCCCCGGCTACACGGATGCAGACGGGGCTCCCG ACTCCCTGTGGGACTGGACCCCGCCCGCCCCAGCCACCCCCTATGAGGCCTTTGAACCCGCAGCAGCCACCTTCAGCCACCCCCAGGGGCTCCAGCTCTGCTACGGACCCTCAACCTACAGTCCCGGGGGGAGTCTTGACCCGGCCCCCAGCCTGGAGGCCCCGGGGCCCGGCCACCCAGCGTACCCCACGGAGAACTTTGCCAGCCAG CCCCTGGCCCCCCCGGCATTCGCCCCGTACCCCAGCCCTGTGCTGTCGGAGGAGGAGGACTTGCTGCTGGACAGCCCCGCCCTGGAGGTGTCAGACAGCGAATCCGACGAGGCCCTGGTGGCGGGCTCCGAGGGGAGGGGATCCGAG GGGCCCGCAAGAAGCTGCGCCTGTACCAGTTCCTGCTGGGGCTGCTGA
- the POLD1 gene encoding LOW QUALITY PROTEIN: DNA polymerase delta catalytic subunit (The sequence of the model RefSeq protein was modified relative to this genomic sequence to represent the inferred CDS: deleted 2 bases in 2 codons): protein MDGKRRPGPGPGGPPKRARGGLWDEDEAPRPSQFEEELALMEEMEAEHRLQEQEDEELQPIPEAATDGFSPSDIDPRWLRPAPPPLDPQMEPLIFQQLEIDHYVGPARPLPGAPPPALSSVPVLRAFGVTDAGVSVCCHIHGFAPYFYVPAPPGFGPEHLAELQRELSAAISRDQRGGKELAGPPVLAVELCTRESMFGYHGHGPSAFLRITLALPRLLAPARRLLEQGLRVASLGTPSFAPYEANVDFEIRFMVDTDIVGCNWLELPAGKYELRPEGKGKATLCQLEADVRWSDVVSHPPEGPWQRIAPLRVLSFDIECAGRKGIFPEPERDPVIQICSLGLRWGEPEPFLRLALTLQPCSPMLGAKVQSYEREDQLLQAWATFLRIMDPDVITGYNIQNFDFPYLIARAQTLKVEAFPFLGRVLGLRSTIRDSSFQSKQTGRRDSKVVSMVGRVQMDMLQVLLREYKLRSYTLNAVSFHFLGEQKEDVQHSIITDLQSGNEQTRRRLAVYCLKDAFLPLRLLERLMVLVNAVEMARVTGVPLGYLLSRGQQVKVVSQLLRQAMREGLVMPVVKAEGGEDYTGATVIEPLKGYYDVPIATLDFSSLYPSIMMAHNLCYTTLLRPGAAQKLGLTADQFIKTPTGDEFVKASVRKGLLPQILENLLSARKRAKAELAQETDPLRRQVLDGRQLALKVSANSVYGFTGAQVGKLPCLEISQSVTGFGRQMIEKTKQLVETKYTVENGCSADATVVYGDTDSVMCRFGVSSVAEAMALGREAADWVSGHFPPPIRLEFEKVYFPYLLISKKRYAGLLFSSRPDAHDRMDCKGLEAVRRDNCPLVANLVTASLRRLLIDRDPAGAVAHAQDVISDLLCNRIDISQLVITKELTRAAADYAGKQAHVQLAERMRKRDPGSAPSLGDRVPYVIVGAAKGVAAYMKSEDPLFVLEHSLPIDTQYYLEQQLAKPLLRIFEPILGEGRAEAVLLRGEHTRCKTVLTGKVGGLLAFAQRRSCCIGCRTVLSHQGAVCSFCQPRESELYQKEVSHLNALEERFSRLWTQCQRCQGSLHEDVICTSRDCPIFYMRKKVRKDLEDQEQLLRRFGPPGPEAW from the exons ATGGACGGCAAGCGGCGgccaggcccagggcct ggggggccCCCGAAGCGGGCCCGTGGGGGCCTATGGGACGAGGACGAGGCTCCCCGGCCCTCCCAGTTTGAGGAGGAGCTGGCGCTGATGGAGGAGATGGAGGCGGAGCACAGGCTGCAGGAGCAGGAGGACGAGGAGCTGCAGCCCATCCCAGAGGCAGCCACAGACG GCTTCTCCCCATCAGACATCGATCCCCGCTGGCTtcggcctgccccacctcccctgGACCCCCAGATGGAGCCCCTCATCTTCCAGCAGTTGGAGATCGACCATTATGTGG GCCCCGCGCGGCCCCTGCCGGGGGCGCCCCCACCGGCGCTGAGCTCCGTGCCGGTGCTCCGCGCCTTCGGGGTCACCGATGCCGGCGTCTCCGTCTGCTGCCACATCCATGGCTTCGCACCCTATTTCTACGTCCCAGCGCCCCCCG GTTTCGGGCCCGAGCACCTGGCCGAGCTGCAGCGCGAGCTGAGCGCCGCCATCAGCCGGGACCAGCGCGGCGGGAAGGAGCTAGCGGGGCCGCCGGTGCTGGCCGTGGAGCTGTGCACGCGCGAGA GCATGTTCGGGTACCATGGGCACGGCCCCTCGGCCTTCCTGCGCATCACGCTGGCCCTGCCGCGCCTGCTGGCGCCCGCCCGCCGCCTGCTGGAGCAGGGCCTCCGCGTGGCCAGCCTCGGCACCCCCAGCTTCGCGCCGTACGAGGCCAACGTGGACTTCGAGATCCG GTTCATGGTGGACACGGACATCGTGGGCTGCAACTGGCTGGAATTGCCGGCCGGCAAATACGAGCTGAGGCCCGAGGGGAAAGGGAAG GCGACGCTGTGCCAGCTGGAGGCGGACGTGCGGTGGTCGGACGTGGTCAGCCACCCGCCGGAGGGGCCTTGGCAGCGCATCGCCCCCCTGCGCGTGCTCAGCTTCGACATCGAATGCGCCGGCCGCAAAG GCATCTTCCCGGAGCCGGAACGGGACCCCGTCATCCAGATCTGCTCGCTGGGCCTGCGCTGGGGCGAGCCGGAGCCCTTCCTGCGCCTGGCGCTCACCCTGCAGCCCTGCTCCCCCATG CTGGGCGCCAAGGTGCAGAGCTACGAGCGGGAGGACCAGCTGCTCCAG GCCTGGGCAACCTTCCTCCGCATCATGGACCCCGACGTGATCACCGGCTACAACATTCAGAACTTCGACTTTCCCTACCTCATCGCCCGGGCCCAAACCCTCAAG GTGGAGGCCTTCCCCTTCCTGGGCCGTGTGCTCGGCCTCCGCTCCACCATCCGAGACTCGTCCTTCCAGTCCAAGCAGACGGGCCGGCGGGACAGCAAGGTGGTCAGCATGGTGGGCCGCGTGCAGATGGACATGCTGCAG gTGCTGCTGCGGGAGTACAAGCTCCGATCCTACACCCTCAATGCCGTGAGCTTCCACTTCCTGGGGGAGCAGAAGGAGGACGTGCAGCACAGCATCATCACAGACCTGCAG AGCGGGAACGAGCAGACGCGCCGCCGCCTGGCCGTGTACTGCCTCAAGGACGCCTTCCTGCCGCTGCGGCTGCTGGAGCGGCTCATGGTGCTGGTGAACGCCGTGGAGATGGCGCGCGTCACGGGCGTGCCCCTCGGCTACCTGCTCAGCCGCGGCCAGCAGGTCAAGGTCGTGTCCCAGCTGCTGCGGCAG GCCATGCGCGAGGGGCTGGTGATGCCCGTGGTGAAGGCGGAGGGAGGCGAGGACTACACAGGCGCCACCGTCATCGAGCCACTCAAAGG GTACTACGACGTCCCCATTGCCACCCTGGACTTCTCCTCGCTGTACCCGTCCATCATGATGGCCCACAACCTCTGCTATACCACCCTCCTGCGGCCTGGGGCCGCACAGAAACTGGG TCTAACCGCGGATCAGTTCATCAAGACACCCACGGGGGACGAGTTCGTGAAGGCGTCAGTGCGGAAGGGACTGCTGCCTCAGATCCTGGAGAACCTACTCAGTGCCCGGAAAAG agCCAAGGCAGAGCTGGCCCAGGAGACGGACCCCCTGCGCCGGCAGGTCTTGGACGGAAGGCAGCTAGCGCTGAAGGTGAGCGCCAACTCCGTGTACGGCTTCACCGGCGCCCAGGTGGGCAAGCTGCCGTGCCTGGAAATCTCACAG AGCGTCACCGGGTTCGGGCGTCAGATGATTGAGAAAACAAAGCAGCTGGTGGAGACCAAGTACACGGTGGAGAACGGCTGCAGCGCAGACGCCACG GTGGTGTACGGCGACACCGACTCTGTCATGTGCCGATTCGGGGTCTCCTCTGTGGCTGAGGCGATGGCCCTGGGGCGGGAGGCTGCGGACTGGGTGTCGGGCCACTTCCCCCCACCTATCCGGCTTGAGTTCGAGAAG gtCTACTTCCCCTACCTGCTCATCAGCAAGAAGCGCTACGCGGGCCTGCTCTTCTCCTCCCGGCCCGACGCGCACGACCGCATGGACTGCAAGGGGCTGGAGGCCGTGCGCAGGGACAACTGCCCCCTGGTGGCCAACCTCGTCACCGCCTCGCTGCGCCGCCTGCTCATCGACCG AGACCCCGCGGGCGCCGTGGCCCATGCGCAGGACGTCATCTCGGACCTGCTGTGCAACCGCATCGACATCTCGCAGCTGGTCATCACCAAGGAGCTGACGCGCGCGGCCGCCGACTACGCGGGCAAGCAGGCCCACGTGCAGCTGGCCGAGAG GATGAGGAAGCGGGACCCCGGGAGCGCGCCCAGCCTGGGCGACCGCGTCCCCTACGTGATCGTCGGGGCCGCCAAGGGCGTGGCCGCATACATGAAGTCCGAG GATCCCCTCTTCGTGCTGGAGCACAGCCTGCCCATCGACACGCAGTACTACCTGGAACAGCAGCTTGCCAAGCCGCTGCTGCGCATCTTCGAACCCATCCTGGGCGAGGGCCGCGCAGAGGCCGTGCTGCTGC GCGGGGAGCACACGCGCTGCAAGACGGTGCTCACGGGCAAGGTGGGCGGCCTCCTGGCCTTCGCCCAGCGCCGCAGCTGCTGCATCGGCTGCCGCACGGTGCTCAGCCACCAGG GAGCCGTGTGTAGTTTCTGCCAGCCCCGGGAGTCGGAGCTGTACCAGAAGGAG GTGTCCCACCTGAACGCCCTGGAGGAGCGCTTCTCGCGCCTCTGGACCCAGTGCCAGCGCTGCCAGGGCAGCCTGCACGAGGACGTCATCTGCACCAG CCGGGACTGCCCCATCTTCTACATGCGCAAGAAGGTGCGGAAGGACCTGGAAGACCAGGAGCAGCTGCTGAGGCGCTTTGGGCCCCCGGGTCCCGAGGCCTGGTGA